The Candidatus Neomarinimicrobiota bacterium DNA window TATAATTGATTCAATGATATACTGGGTAAAAGAATACAATATTGATGGTTTTAGATTAGACCTAATGGGGTTAATAGACCTTGAGACATTAAAATTAGCCGTAAAAGAATTGAAGAAAATAAGACCTGATATTTTTATCTACGGTGAGCCATGGATAGTTGGAGAAACTCCAATCAAACCAACACTTAAAGGAGATCAGAAAAGTACTGGTATTGCTGTATTCAACGATAACTTCAGAGATGCAATAAAAGGACCATGGTACAACACCGAGCCGGGCTACATTCAACAGGCAATATATATTGATAAAATAAAAAAAGGAATAATAGGAAGTATAACAGATTTTACCGATTCTCCCCTTGAAACAATAAATTATGTTGCCTGTCATGATGGTAGAACTCTCTGGGACAGAATCCAGGTCACAACACAAAATGAACCATCTGCTACATTTGAGCAAAAAGTAGCAATGCATAAGCTTGCCATTGCAATTATCCTCACATCACAGGGTATTCCATTTATACATGCAGGAGATGAATTTTTAAGAACAAAATTCGGCGAGCATAATAGCTATAATCTACCCGATGAGATAAACAAAATCCGCTGGTCAAATAAAGAAAAGTATTACGATGTTTTCAATTATGTAAAAGGTTTAATAAAAATCAGAAAAGAACACCCGGCATTCCGAATGAAAACAAAAGAAGATATATTGCAAAACCTCGAATTTTTTGAAGATATTGGTTTGCAGGTACCGGAAAATTGCATTGCCTACTGGATGAATGGTAAAAAAGCCGGTGACAGTTGGGAAGAAATTATTGTACTAATAAATCCGAATAGATCAGAAAAAGAATTTATACTGCCTGATGGAGAATGGAGCCTTATACCTATCAATAATCCTATGGGTAACACAAACACACAAAAAATAATTGATAATTTAATAACTGTAGATCCTATTAGCTTATTTATATTAAGTAAATAAACTTTATTTTTCTGTTGGGACAAACCTTATAGCAGTCCCACCTCCTGGCGCAAGGTTTATATTAATCCAATCAACGTTTTTTACTAATTTTTTCTCAATTTTTATATCATAAGGATTTGTTCTCCAGTCTGCCTTATCCCCATCTCTATATATTTCTGCTACATATTTTATCCCGGGAGTCAAAAAGTCAAGTTTTATCTCAAAGTTCCTACACTCCTCATCGGTAATACTGCCTAAATACCACTCATCAGAATTTCTATCCTTTCTCACAATTGTCACATAATCTCCTATTTTTCCATTTAATACAATCGTTCTATCCCAGTCAGTTGGTACATCCATTATAAACTTAAATGCATCCAGTTTTTTCTCATAATTCTCTGGTAAGTCCGCCGCCATCTGAAATGGTGAATATATCACTACATACAATGCAAGTTGCTTGGCAAGTGTCGTATTTACTTTATTATTTGGTCTGTATTTATCAAAGGTAAGATCAAATATCCCGGGTGTAAAATCCATAGGTCCTGATAATAGCCTTGTAAATGGTAAAATCGTTGTGTGTTCAGGCGGATTACCACCATCAGGCGACCAAGCATTATATTCCTGCCCTCTTGCACCTTCCCTCGACATCATATTAGGCCATGTCCTCCTCTCACCAGTATCTTTTATCGGCTCATGTGCTATTATCATTATATGATGTTTTGCTGCTACCTCTATAACCTTTCTGAAATGTTCTACCATATACTGGCTATGATGCCATTCTCTTACAAGTTTCCCTTCCTCATTAATCCTTGGCAAGTCTTTCCCCCAACCAACGTACCCGGTCTTTACAACGGGAATACCTAACTCTTCATAAAACTTAAAAGCTTCCTTCATCTGTCTTTCGTAATTCAATATATCTGCACCCGTCTCATGATGTCCAATGACGAACACTCCCTTCGATTTCGCATACTCTGACAACCTCTTTATATCAAAATCTGGATATGGTTTTAAAAAATTCATCGGGCTTGGATATGCACCTGCCCAATCACTATCCCATCCTACATTCCAACCTTCAACTAAAACCCCTTGAAAACCGTATTTTGAAGCGAAATCTATATATTTTATAGTATTCTCTGTCGTTGCTCCATGTTTTTGACCAGATGACCAGGTCGTCTTACCTACATGCATCTCCCACCAGATACCTACATATTTACCAGTTCTTATCCAGCTCACATCTGTTAACTTACAAGGCTCATTTAGATTTAATATTAGATAAGAAGTTATTAAACCACCTGGAGTATCAGCAATTTGGATAGTCCTCCAGGGAGATTTTAAAGGCAAACTACCCTTTACCTTGATCCCATCTGACCAGGGGACAAGATCAACCTCTAATTTAGTTTTCCCTTTTCTTGCCAGTGTCATTGACGAATACTTTTCTAAAGCAGCCTCATGTATAGCTAGATATAAACCATTATTAGTCTCAATTGTAGCAGGTGTGTGAATTGTATCTATCTGGCTGATCTTTGTCTTTCTATATAGATATTCATATCTTTCGGGCTTATATGCCGGTATCCACCAAATCTCATAATCACCGGGAAAATTAAACTCCGTAAGCTCATCTAAAATTTCAATTTTTTTTAATCTCCTCTGTTCTGGAATGAAATATCTAAATCCTATGCCATCATCATAAACTCGAAATATTATTACCAATTTCCCAGTATTTCTTCTTGAACCATCTAACTGAATTGTAAGTTCATTATAGTTATTTCTTATCTTACTTTCCTCACCCCATACTTGAGTCCAGACTTCATCTAAGGAATCTTTTTTAATTCTCCTCACTATGAAATGATCTTCGAAGGAAATTTTCTCTTTTATTTTTAAACCCAATCTTGATAAGATAATAACAGGTTCATTAGAACGATAGACCTGATAGTAGGGGATTCCATCTTTAAGGATAAAATTAAGTTTAACCGTTCCGTTTGGCGAAGATATTGAATATTCATTCGGATAGCTCCTGGAAACTATTAGATAAATTATAATTACAATCAACATTCTGATCACTTTTTTCATTTTATCCTCCCCTAAATCATCACTACCTTTTTTCGTTTCATCATCTTTTTTATCAAATAGTTCCTATTTATATTAAAATAAACGTTCACTTGAATATGCCATCGTAATTCTTCCATCCAGCACAAAACGCTAATTTAGAAGAACTTTAGTAATATATTCTAAAAATGTGAATAATTTCGGAACACATAAAATATTCAATTAACATCCTTTCCTAAAAATAAAAATTATACTTCTTGAAACCCATAACAACATCAAAAACAATAAATATATAGGCAATGTTTCTATTTGTCTTCTGATTTCTAAATACCAATGGTATCTCAAATATTAGTCCCTACAATATAAGTCATTTAAATCATTTTATCAGTATTATATTCCAAAATAGCAATTCTTAGAGGAAAATTTCTTTTTGATATTTACTTTAAATTAGTTCCATAAATTATTCCAAGATTATATTTTTGATTATTTAAAATTTTCGTAACTTTTTTACGCAAATTTACAAAAGGAGATAAAAAATGGTCAAAGTAGGTGACATAGCATCTGACTTTTGCCTACCAGATCAAAATGATAACAAAGTCTGTCTAAAAGATTTTCGGGGGAAGTGGGTGGTATTATATTTCTACCACAAAGATAATAGTAGTGGATGTACCAAAGAGGCTAAGGAATTCACATCATTAATAGATGAATT harbors:
- a CDS encoding glycoside hydrolase family 97 protein produces the protein MKKVIRMLIVIIIYLIVSRSYPNEYSISSPNGTVKLNFILKDGIPYYQVYRSNEPVIILSRLGLKIKEKISFEDHFIVRRIKKDSLDEVWTQVWGEESKIRNNYNELTIQLDGSRRNTGKLVIIFRVYDDGIGFRYFIPEQRRLKKIEILDELTEFNFPGDYEIWWIPAYKPERYEYLYRKTKISQIDTIHTPATIETNNGLYLAIHEAALEKYSSMTLARKGKTKLEVDLVPWSDGIKVKGSLPLKSPWRTIQIADTPGGLITSYLILNLNEPCKLTDVSWIRTGKYVGIWWEMHVGKTTWSSGQKHGATTENTIKYIDFASKYGFQGVLVEGWNVGWDSDWAGAYPSPMNFLKPYPDFDIKRLSEYAKSKGVFVIGHHETGADILNYERQMKEAFKFYEELGIPVVKTGYVGWGKDLPRINEEGKLVREWHHSQYMVEHFRKVIEVAAKHHIMIIAHEPIKDTGERRTWPNMMSREGARGQEYNAWSPDGGNPPEHTTILPFTRLLSGPMDFTPGIFDLTFDKYRPNNKVNTTLAKQLALYVVIYSPFQMAADLPENYEKKLDAFKFIMDVPTDWDRTIVLNGKIGDYVTIVRKDRNSDEWYLGSITDEECRNFEIKLDFLTPGIKYVAEIYRDGDKADWRTNPYDIKIEKKLVKNVDWININLAPGGGTAIRFVPTEK